The DNA sequence TCTATACATGAAATTAGGGAAATACTTTGCAGAGCATTATGATGCTGTGGTTATGGAGGATATCTCCGTTAAGCAGCTCATTGGTGGGGCGAGTAGGGGGCTTAGGAGGAGCCTTCAAGACGCTGCCTTCGGCATGATGCGTACAGTAATAAAGTATCAGGTGGAGAAGTATGGGAAGGAGGTGGTTTTAGTGGATCCTAGGAATTCCTCGAAGGCGTGTGCCAAGTATGGATATGTAAAGGATGACTTAGCGTTGAGTGATGGGGTTTTCGAGTGCCCCAAGTGTGGCTGGACCGTGGATAGGGATTATAATTCCGCTCTCAATCACTTGAGGCGTGCGGGGTGGGTGCCGCCCGTGGTGCCCGTGGAGCTCCGCCCACTACCCGTGGCCCTCAGCTACGGGCAAGGCGGGGTGGGGAAGCGGGAAGCCCCTTAAGGGCGGGGTAGCTCACCAAGATGAAGTGGATCAATAGCTATATTTTTATAGTCCCATTCTCCTAATCAAGCATGTCGTTTATAGATAGCTACAAGTATAGAACTGGAAGGAATTTTGCTTTTCCTGAATATACGCCGCAATATCCTGTTAGTTATCCATTTTCTATTAAATCGATGAAGGCATGGATAGATCTAGATCCGGTAAATAAGTCGCTTAGAGGAATAGTAGAGTATTCGATAATCGCAATGCGAAGCATTAAGCGAGTTGTGTTGAATGCAAAAGAAATGGAAATACTTAGCGTTAATCATCCATTTGATTATGATGGCTCCACGCTCTTTGTGGAACTAGGCCAATTATCGATTAACGATTCAGCCACGATAAGGATAGAATATTCAACGAAACCAAGGCGAGGACTTTACTTCGTTGATCCTGATCCGAAGAGGGGGAATCCCGTATTAACCATTTGGACACAGGGGGAAAGCGAGGATAATAGATATTGGCTGCCATTACCTGATAATCCCAATATAAAATTCCCCACGCAAATAACAATAAGGGTTCCTCCTAACTTGATTGCCGTAAGTAATGGTGTACTAGTTGATAGAAAGAGTGTTGACAACAAAATTGAGTGGGTATGGGCATTCGATAAACCTCACTCGCCATATCTTATAGCGTTGGCTGCCGGCGAATTTGAGTCTATCAGTGATGAATGCGATGGGGTCAAGCTGGAGTATTACGTTCCCAAGGGACGAGCCAACGATTCAAGGCTCAGCTTCGCACATACGTGCGATATGATAAGGTTCTTCAACGAATTCACTGGAGTGAAGTATCCATACGCAATATATAAGCAAGTAGTCGTCGAGGAATTCATATATGGAGGCATGGAGAATACCACAGTGACTATATTAACTGATCAAACACTCCATGATGAACACGCGCATTGTCCCTACTCTAAGTATCCCTGTAAGTATGAGGACTTCAGCTCCGATTCACTGGTTGCACATGAGTTAGCGCATCAATGGTTCGGGGACCTAGTCACTACAAAGGATTGGGCCAATATTTGGCTTAATGAGGCCTTTGCGACGTACATGGATGCATTATATACCCTTCACAGCAAGGGACGGGATGATTTTCTATATGTATTATTAAATAATTTCAAGACTTATTTAGGAGAATATGAGAAGCGATATGCAAGGCCTATAGTTACTCGCCTCTATGGAATACCGGAGGAAATGTTTGATAGGCACACTTATGAGAAAGGATCCACAGTTCTTCATGCATTGCATGAATTGGTCGGTGATGATGCATTTAGAAGAGGCATAAAAAGGTACTTGGAGTCACATAAATTCGGCAATGCCGATACGGAGGACTTGAGAAAAGCTATTGAGACTGAGACAGGGGAGGACCTGTCCTGGTTCTTTGATCAATTCGTTTACTCGGGAGGCCATCCTGTGATAAAGGCTAAATGGGAGTGGGATCCCGATAATAAACTAGTCAAGATAAGCATTCAGCAGGCTCAGGATGTCGATTCATACCCAGTTTATAGGTTACCGCTTGATGTGAAGTTGGTTAATAGAAATGGAAAGCAAGTTATGCAAGTATTGATGACGGCTAAGGAACAATCAATAGCCGTGCCCCTAGATGCTAAGCCGCTCTATATCTGCATAGATCCTGGATTCAAATTACCCCGCATCGTTCAATCCGATAAATCCATCGAGGAAGCCAAGGCGGAGTTGGGAGATGAAGATATAATATGCAGGATAGAGGCAGTCGAGGCTCTCAGTAAGAATCCATCTCCCCAATCAGTTGCCGCACTTAAGAGTACATTAATGGAGGATGCATTCTGGGGCGTGAGAGCCGAGGCAGCGAGGGCATTAGGCCGCATAGGAACAAACGAAGCTAAGAATGCATTATTAGAGGCGCTTAAGAGGGAGGAGTCGCCTCGTGCCAAGAGAGTTATAGTGGAGTCCCTCGGCGAATTCAAGAGGGATGGGGAGGTACTTAGTGCATTGCAGAATTTGCTCAACGATGAAAAGGAGAGCTATTATGTTAGATATATGTCGGCGATCAGTATGGGGAAGCTGGGCATCGATGACTCGCGGAAATCACTGCTCGATGCATTGAGTTATGGTGGTCATAATTATGTGATAACGCAGGGAGCATTACTGGGCTTAGGGGAGCTTGGTTCCACGGATTTCCTTGACGTTATAATTAGGCACTCACTAGGTGATAAACCAACGCCGGTCAGAGTCGCCGCTATTCAAGCCATGGCTAAATTCCCTGGAAACAAGAAAGTGATTAATGAGTTAACAATATTGAGCAGAGATGATAATTTCAGGATTAGAAGCGC is a window from the Thermocladium sp. ECH_B genome containing:
- a CDS encoding aminopeptidase translates to MSFIDSYKYRTGRNFAFPEYTPQYPVSYPFSIKSMKAWIDLDPVNKSLRGIVEYSIIAMRSIKRVVLNAKEMEILSVNHPFDYDGSTLFVELGQLSINDSATIRIEYSTKPRRGLYFVDPDPKRGNPVLTIWTQGESEDNRYWLPLPDNPNIKFPTQITIRVPPNLIAVSNGVLVDRKSVDNKIEWVWAFDKPHSPYLIALAAGEFESISDECDGVKLEYYVPKGRANDSRLSFAHTCDMIRFFNEFTGVKYPYAIYKQVVVEEFIYGGMENTTVTILTDQTLHDEHAHCPYSKYPCKYEDFSSDSLVAHELAHQWFGDLVTTKDWANIWLNEAFATYMDALYTLHSKGRDDFLYVLLNNFKTYLGEYEKRYARPIVTRLYGIPEEMFDRHTYEKGSTVLHALHELVGDDAFRRGIKRYLESHKFGNADTEDLRKAIETETGEDLSWFFDQFVYSGGHPVIKAKWEWDPDNKLVKISIQQAQDVDSYPVYRLPLDVKLVNRNGKQVMQVLMTAKEQSIAVPLDAKPLYICIDPGFKLPRIVQSDKSIEEAKAELGDEDIICRIEAVEALSKNPSPQSVAALKSTLMEDAFWGVRAEAARALGRIGTNEAKNALLEALKREESPRAKRVIVESLGEFKRDGEVLSALQNLLNDEKESYYVRYMSAISMGKLGIDDSRKSLLDALSYGGHNYVITQGALLGLGELGSTDFLDVIIRHSLGDKPTPVRVAAIQAMAKFPGNKKVINELTILSRDDNFRIRSAVVAAAGELRDDRLLPILDKLSSQDPDGRVRRLARETAYRIRQFLEKGEEYKKLRDEIDEVKRREIELEERMERIERKA